From a region of the Leptospira montravelensis genome:
- a CDS encoding potassium channel family protein has protein sequence MQRKKIAVIGIGSFGKLFVRYLFDDGHEVIAIDKDPMVIDSIKDYVTIAVTLDATDEHALRSQGIIDVDYAVIALADDFETSIICADSLKKCGVKNIYARYQTELQMKVLELLGIKDLFNPEEKAARSMAETLSFSGMRSSFLLSEEYSVVEVAVPKRYINHTIADADLRHKYNINVITIKRPTINKETKRASDSKSEKILGIPHGNTILKEDDIIVLFGSQTDLARFLET, from the coding sequence ATGCAAAGAAAAAAAATAGCTGTCATCGGCATTGGAAGTTTTGGAAAGTTATTTGTGCGATATCTTTTTGATGATGGTCATGAAGTCATTGCGATTGATAAAGATCCAATGGTCATTGATTCTATAAAAGATTATGTTACGATTGCGGTTACCTTGGATGCAACCGACGAACACGCATTACGTTCTCAAGGAATTATCGATGTAGATTATGCAGTCATTGCCCTTGCCGATGATTTTGAAACATCCATCATTTGTGCGGATAGTTTAAAAAAATGTGGTGTTAAAAATATTTACGCTCGTTACCAAACGGAACTGCAAATGAAAGTTTTAGAACTTCTGGGAATCAAAGATTTGTTTAATCCTGAAGAAAAAGCCGCAAGGAGTATGGCAGAAACATTATCTTTTTCTGGAATGCGTTCTAGTTTTTTACTCTCTGAAGAATACAGTGTGGTGGAAGTCGCGGTTCCCAAACGTTATATCAATCATACCATCGCCGATGCAGACTTACGTCATAAATACAATATCAATGTAATCACCATCAAACGTCCTACGATCAATAAAGAAACCAAACGAGCATCCGATTCTAAATCAGAAAAAATCTTAGGAATCCCACATGGAAATACCATCCTCAAAGAAGATGATATCATTGTTCTGTTTGGATCTCAAACTGACCTGGCTCGTTTTTTGGAAACATAA
- a CDS encoding cobalamin-binding protein produces the protein MGPERIICLTEEPTEMLYLLGEEKRIVGISVYTERPARAKEEKTKVSAFISGNLKKITALEPDLVIGFSDIQSQLAKDLIERGLNVLIFNQRSIPEILSNMQILGNLVGQTEKANSLLLEWQNAMVSWKKENESKSNKPKVFFQEWDEPIITGIQWVSEAITLAGGEDCFSHLKDKKLAKDRIITADDVKEANPDVYIGSWCGKAMDWDWVRNKPEWLSTNFIKSNKIFELDPSIILQPGPALFLEGIPKLKEIFSSL, from the coding sequence ATGGGTCCAGAAAGAATCATTTGTCTTACAGAAGAACCCACAGAGATGTTGTATCTTTTGGGAGAAGAAAAACGAATTGTTGGAATCTCTGTTTATACGGAAAGACCGGCCCGTGCCAAAGAAGAAAAAACCAAAGTCTCTGCCTTTATCAGTGGGAACTTAAAAAAGATCACGGCTCTCGAACCTGACCTCGTCATCGGATTTTCTGACATCCAAAGCCAACTTGCCAAAGACCTCATTGAACGAGGGTTAAATGTTCTTATCTTTAACCAAAGGTCTATCCCAGAAATCTTATCCAATATGCAAATCTTAGGAAACCTTGTGGGTCAGACCGAAAAAGCCAATTCACTCCTCTTAGAATGGCAAAACGCAATGGTTTCTTGGAAAAAAGAAAACGAATCCAAATCCAATAAACCAAAAGTTTTTTTCCAGGAATGGGATGAACCTATCATTACAGGAATCCAATGGGTAAGCGAAGCCATCACACTGGCGGGTGGCGAAGATTGTTTTTCCCACTTAAAAGACAAAAAACTAGCCAAAGACCGAATCATTACCGCAGACGATGTGAAAGAGGCCAATCCCGATGTCTATATCGGTTCTTGGTGTGGGAAGGCAATGGACTGGGACTGGGTGCGGAACAAACCCGAATGGTTATCCACAAACTTTATCAAATCCAATAAAATCTTTGAGCTAGACCCAAGCATTATATTACAACCAGGTCCTGCTTTGTTTTTAGAAGGCATTCCCAAACTGAAAGAGATCTTCTCCTCCCTCTAA
- a CDS encoding MotA/TolQ/ExbB proton channel family protein: MNFSCNLTKKKIALSFVTLLITIFTLAGKIEAQATPAAPTTESTQTTEAPTETPAPVAEAPAEAPQQESEIGLVKLFVTGGWSMWPLLLSSIVGFGVILERMYFFFTAKLIRKGYNQDLQDAIDASGMNGIDEFLKANEGQKITDVLKNGMEVSQNDPEIFASGIEREAGEVMTLLEKGLTVLSAVSTIAPLVGFLGTVSGMINAFDAIANADQVNAKVVAGGIKEALITTAAGLIVAIPAMTFYQYLQGRVAFFTSEVEEAANKIYKEYLKLKAGKRA, encoded by the coding sequence ATGAACTTTTCATGTAACCTGACAAAGAAGAAAATCGCTTTGTCTTTTGTGACCTTACTTATCACAATCTTTACTCTTGCAGGAAAAATCGAAGCACAGGCAACACCTGCGGCACCAACCACTGAATCCACACAAACCACAGAAGCACCAACAGAAACTCCAGCTCCCGTAGCCGAAGCTCCTGCAGAAGCACCACAACAAGAATCTGAAATCGGACTCGTTAAATTGTTTGTGACTGGTGGATGGTCTATGTGGCCACTACTCCTTTCTTCTATCGTTGGATTTGGTGTGATCTTAGAAAGAATGTACTTTTTCTTCACAGCAAAACTAATCAGAAAAGGATACAACCAAGATTTACAAGATGCCATTGATGCTTCTGGAATGAATGGAATTGATGAATTCTTAAAAGCAAACGAAGGCCAAAAAATCACTGACGTATTAAAAAATGGTATGGAAGTTTCTCAAAACGATCCAGAGATTTTTGCATCTGGTATCGAAAGAGAAGCTGGTGAAGTGATGACTCTTCTCGAGAAAGGTCTTACAGTTCTTTCTGCAGTATCCACCATTGCTCCACTCGTTGGATTTCTTGGAACTGTATCTGGTATGATCAACGCATTTGATGCAATTGCAAACGCTGACCAAGTCAACGCAAAAGTGGTTGCTGGTGGTATCAAAGAAGCGCTGATCACAACTGCGGCTGGTCTAATCGTTGCGATTCCTGCAATGACATTCTACCAATACTTACAAGGCCGAGTTGCATTCTTTACTTCCGAAGTAGAAGAAGCTGCAAACAAAATCTATAAAGAATACTTAAAACTGAAAGCCGGTAAAAGAGCGTAA
- a CDS encoding ExbD/TolR family protein, whose amino-acid sequence MIKLKKKQELEEISAASMSDIAFLLLVFFMVTAVFFVKEGLNISLPRKQSEPQPFLRKNVFEILVTQDRYKMRNPAFGTKEYSSLKEFRDDLNQMEIPDLKNKLALIVTTGDTKYAKMLDALSAVQLRGFEKISVRKKK is encoded by the coding sequence ATGATTAAGTTAAAGAAAAAACAAGAACTAGAGGAGATATCGGCAGCATCCATGTCGGATATTGCCTTTTTACTCTTGGTATTTTTTATGGTAACTGCTGTATTCTTTGTAAAGGAAGGACTTAACATTTCTCTTCCTCGCAAACAATCCGAACCTCAGCCTTTTTTACGTAAGAATGTATTTGAAATTTTGGTAACACAAGACAGATACAAAATGCGTAACCCAGCATTCGGAACCAAAGAATATTCTAGTTTAAAAGAATTTCGTGATGACCTAAACCAAATGGAAATCCCGGATCTTAAAAACAAACTAGCACTCATTGTTACAACCGGTGATACCAAATATGCAAAGATGTTGGATGCTTTATCAGCAGTTCAACTTCGTGGATTTGAAAAAATCTCAGTGAGAAAGAAGAAATAA
- a CDS encoding ExbD/TolR family protein, giving the protein MLRRKRVAPSVPVSSMADIAFLLLVFFMVTSVLDSDPDLPINLPDVPGGEQLNKKIANLYLTADEKRTVYFNSVKMELNEAMSEIRAKISTTPDLKVLIHADQDLTYEELDNVFETLREIGALKVSLVTKTTQGGGLKGK; this is encoded by the coding sequence ATGTTACGCAGAAAGAGAGTCGCACCTTCAGTTCCCGTAAGTTCGATGGCAGACATTGCCTTCTTACTCCTCGTGTTCTTTATGGTAACCTCCGTACTAGATTCGGATCCAGACCTTCCCATCAATTTACCAGATGTTCCTGGTGGAGAACAGTTAAACAAAAAGATAGCCAATCTTTATCTAACTGCTGATGAAAAAAGAACTGTCTATTTCAATTCAGTGAAGATGGAACTTAACGAAGCAATGAGTGAAATCAGAGCTAAAATTTCCACTACACCTGACTTAAAAGTTTTGATCCATGCAGATCAAGATTTGACTTATGAAGAGTTGGACAATGTATTCGAAACTCTCCGAGAGATTGGAGCCTTAAAGGTTTCTCTCGTTACCAAGACCACTCAAGGTGGCGGGTTAAAAGGAAAGTAA
- a CDS encoding energy transducer TonB, with protein MNGTVVTQKRSKRERIHRFIDRYRIETGLAISAFLQAIIILFWFTPHLETDSLDDLVEEVAFIDNVQIQEPSTDSKPTDGDFDLTDKEKEEKKEDPRIAGASDPIVSGATSPVDLSPNVRPEYTSEAKALGVTGTMTLEVIIGNTGEVLRVRSVGKQLGGGLEEEAVKVYRRKRFSPSILEGKAITVKVLVPIRFTLN; from the coding sequence GTGAACGGAACAGTTGTTACACAAAAAAGATCCAAACGCGAAAGAATCCATAGGTTCATTGATAGATACAGAATCGAAACTGGTCTCGCCATTTCTGCCTTTTTACAAGCCATCATCATTCTCTTTTGGTTCACTCCTCATTTGGAAACCGATAGTTTGGATGACCTTGTAGAAGAAGTTGCTTTCATCGACAATGTCCAAATCCAAGAACCATCTACCGATTCCAAACCAACCGATGGTGATTTTGATCTTACTGACAAAGAAAAAGAAGAAAAAAAAGAAGATCCACGCATTGCCGGTGCTTCTGATCCCATCGTTTCGGGAGCTACTTCCCCAGTGGATTTATCACCTAACGTTCGTCCTGAATATACATCTGAGGCAAAAGCTCTTGGTGTGACAGGAACTATGACTTTGGAAGTGATCATTGGAAATACTGGCGAAGTGTTACGTGTCCGTTCCGTAGGAAAACAGTTAGGTGGTGGTCTTGAAGAAGAAGCCGTCAAAGTTTACCGCAGAAAAAGATTTTCTCCATCGATCCTAGAGGGAAAAGCCATCACAGTGAAGGTGCTTGTTCCCATTCGATTTACTTTAAATTAA
- a CDS encoding LBF_0142 family lipoprotein, whose product MFRFHLSFISLSIFCISCSLADLRPPTLQKEGFNPELKKKGLSIITNPPVKDLTPGDWKGYKHIQFVLKDVWHSKFVRFFTPIKESEQRLRVYLDFEKDAMEVEFLGGEKKGLILGLVKKDTYQIAADTGKVFTGDDEVRVYLESLRLYLTLPWRLTEYPIIQYAGSNQKLGQDYEVVYFTSVQVNATPDTDQYVGYFEKTSGALEWMEFTYRELFSFYKGVIKFGYYEPWNDKQYPRRISILDQFEDADFVHEIRIEKMEIPKQPMEEEDKVLELTE is encoded by the coding sequence ATGTTCCGTTTCCATTTATCATTCATTTCTCTCTCTATATTTTGTATTTCTTGTTCATTGGCAGATTTACGCCCTCCCACCTTACAAAAAGAAGGTTTCAATCCTGAATTAAAAAAGAAGGGATTGTCGATCATTACCAATCCCCCTGTAAAAGATCTCACACCAGGTGATTGGAAAGGTTACAAACATATTCAATTTGTTTTAAAAGATGTATGGCATTCTAAGTTCGTTCGATTTTTTACACCTATCAAAGAATCGGAACAAAGACTTCGTGTGTATTTGGATTTTGAAAAAGATGCAATGGAAGTGGAATTTCTTGGTGGTGAAAAAAAAGGTCTGATCCTTGGACTTGTTAAAAAAGACACCTACCAAATTGCTGCTGATACTGGAAAAGTTTTTACTGGTGACGATGAAGTTCGAGTTTATTTAGAATCCCTCCGTTTGTACCTAACACTACCTTGGCGACTCACAGAATATCCTATCATTCAATATGCAGGTTCCAATCAAAAATTAGGCCAAGACTATGAAGTGGTTTATTTCACTTCTGTTCAGGTAAATGCCACTCCCGATACAGACCAATATGTGGGTTACTTTGAAAAAACAAGCGGTGCCTTAGAATGGATGGAGTTTACTTACCGCGAACTGTTTAGTTTTTATAAAGGTGTGATCAAATTCGGATACTATGAACCTTGGAACGACAAACAATACCCCAGAAGGATTAGTATTTTAGATCAGTTTGAAGATGCTGATTTTGTTCATGAAATCCGAATCGAAAAAATGGAAATTCCCAAACAACCTATGGAAGAAGAAGATAAAGTCTTGGAGTTAACAGAATAG
- a CDS encoding phasin-related domain-containing protein, translating into MEKQIMDILNAGIGLFQSGKEGLDKAKTQLETTYNELVSKGALDNTEDSVKIRQSVDKILTDIKEFSSVAGKNYDETRSKIVENYNKIAEEIKAKMPEGKIESVKAKINEVAESIKKTGAAKA; encoded by the coding sequence ATGGAAAAACAAATCATGGACATTCTTAACGCAGGTATCGGACTTTTCCAATCAGGAAAAGAAGGTCTTGATAAAGCAAAAACTCAGTTGGAAACAACTTACAATGAATTAGTATCCAAAGGTGCTTTGGACAATACGGAAGATTCTGTAAAGATTCGCCAATCCGTTGACAAAATCCTAACAGACATTAAAGAATTCTCTAGTGTTGCTGGAAAAAACTACGACGAAACTCGTTCAAAAATCGTAGAAAACTACAACAAAATTGCTGAAGAAATCAAAGCAAAAATGCCTGAAGGAAAAATTGAATCCGTAAAAGCAAAAATCAATGAAGTTGCGGAATCTATCAAAAAAACAGGTGCTGCAAAAGCATAA
- a CDS encoding AraC family transcriptional regulator produces the protein MKTLNSPSKIQTEIKNIPMVHLTDVHEDAQNPYFYAGRLEELPNEFQDFDSSHRHSYYALFFFTEGEGNHSIDFTSHSITKNSLFFLRPGQVHSWTFSKPVQGFALKIYPDYLSEQGGQVTNFQNYPFFQLGNENSKLVVEERKQLKNDFERLLTEKNSKSNSSMIYLLIQLVLQQSLKEFNTSFTDKVTVDSKLWDFFRLLENHFKDQKTTSYYAKQIGTSSGNLNQLCQKQYGKSAKAIIQERLILEIKRLLLHSDLNINQIALTLGFFDNSYFSKFFKNHTDNSPENFRRLKRKLP, from the coding sequence ATGAAAACTCTAAATTCACCATCCAAGATACAAACCGAAATCAAAAACATCCCGATGGTTCACTTAACAGATGTACATGAGGATGCCCAAAATCCCTATTTTTATGCCGGTCGTTTGGAAGAATTGCCAAATGAATTCCAAGACTTTGATAGTTCCCATAGGCATTCTTATTATGCGTTATTCTTTTTTACAGAAGGAGAAGGGAACCATTCCATCGACTTCACTTCCCATTCGATTACAAAAAATAGTCTTTTCTTTTTAAGGCCGGGCCAAGTCCATTCTTGGACTTTTTCAAAACCTGTGCAAGGTTTTGCCTTAAAGATTTATCCTGACTATTTATCCGAACAGGGAGGACAAGTCACAAACTTTCAAAACTATCCCTTTTTCCAATTGGGAAATGAAAATTCGAAACTAGTGGTAGAAGAAAGAAAACAGTTAAAAAACGATTTTGAAAGATTACTCACCGAAAAAAATTCAAAATCAAATTCTTCTATGATCTATCTTTTGATTCAGTTGGTTTTGCAACAATCACTGAAAGAATTTAATACATCCTTTACAGACAAAGTGACCGTCGATTCTAAGTTATGGGATTTTTTTCGTTTATTAGAAAATCATTTTAAAGACCAAAAAACAACTTCGTATTATGCAAAACAAATTGGAACTTCTTCTGGAAATCTAAACCAACTATGCCAAAAACAATATGGAAAGTCGGCAAAAGCAATCATCCAAGAAAGGCTGATTTTAGAAATCAAACGACTATTACTACATTCTGATTTGAATATCAACCAAATTGCTCTGACTTTAGGTTTCTTTGACAATTCCTACTTCAGTAAATTTTTTAAAAACCATACTGACAACTCACCTGAAAATTTTAGACGTTTGAAACGAAAACTACCATAA
- a CDS encoding DoxX family protein → MLEKLFYTESSWFFTLLRLVLGFVILPHGLQKLCGWFGGYGFSATLDFFKSEGIPYAIGFLVIVAESFGALGLILGFFTRLSSFGIGLTMIGAAIYVRKNGFFMNWFNQQPGEGFEYHILAIGIAVILMFTGGGQLAIDSWVAQKINSN, encoded by the coding sequence ATGTTAGAAAAGTTATTCTACACAGAATCAAGTTGGTTTTTTACCTTACTCAGATTGGTTTTAGGTTTTGTGATTCTGCCACACGGATTACAGAAGTTATGTGGATGGTTTGGAGGGTATGGATTTTCTGCCACTTTGGATTTTTTTAAATCGGAAGGGATCCCCTACGCCATTGGTTTTTTAGTCATTGTGGCAGAATCTTTCGGGGCACTTGGACTCATCTTAGGATTTTTCACAAGGCTTTCCTCGTTCGGGATTGGACTTACCATGATCGGAGCAGCCATTTATGTGAGAAAAAACGGCTTTTTTATGAATTGGTTCAACCAACAACCCGGCGAAGGATTTGAATATCACATCTTAGCCATTGGAATTGCTGTGATTTTGATGTTCACTGGCGGTGGTCAACTAGCAATTGATAGTTGGGTTGCCCAAAAAATCAATTCTAATTGA
- a CDS encoding malic enzyme-like NAD(P)-binding protein → MKNSALEYHSRFPKGKTKVVPTKPTENSYDLSLAYSPGVAYPCLEIEKQPDLVYEYTNRGNLVGIITNGTAILGLGNIGASAGKPVMEGKAVLFKKFAGIDVFDIEINETDPEKFITIVKALEPTFGGINLEDIRAPECFHIEKTLDESMKIPVFHDDQHGTAIISTAALLNSLEITGKKAGNIKVVINGAGAAAISIAEMLTHIGVKHESIFMLDSRGVINHKRTNLHETKLPFVRNTEAETLADIFPGTDLFIGVSVANVVTEAMVKTMAEKPIMFALANPDPEIPYPDAKRARPDLIMATGRSDYHNQVNNVLGFPFIFRGALDVRAKVVNMEMKLAAAYALSELTKLPVPIEVSEAYNEKEIRFGADYIIPKPLDARVLYHVAPAVAEAAVKTGVNQVEYPGRAAYVKFLESIMAQQQEPISALEI, encoded by the coding sequence ATGAAAAATAGCGCACTTGAGTATCACTCTAGGTTTCCGAAAGGAAAAACCAAAGTTGTTCCCACAAAACCAACGGAGAACAGTTACGACCTGTCTTTGGCATACTCACCGGGTGTCGCTTACCCTTGCCTCGAAATTGAAAAACAACCGGATCTCGTTTATGAATACACAAACCGAGGAAATTTAGTCGGAATCATCACCAATGGAACTGCCATTTTAGGTCTCGGAAATATTGGAGCTTCCGCTGGAAAACCAGTGATGGAAGGAAAGGCAGTTTTATTCAAAAAATTTGCAGGCATCGATGTGTTTGATATTGAAATCAATGAAACCGATCCTGAAAAATTCATTACCATTGTAAAAGCCCTCGAACCAACGTTTGGTGGTATCAACTTGGAAGACATTCGTGCCCCGGAATGTTTTCATATAGAAAAAACTTTAGATGAAAGCATGAAGATTCCTGTGTTTCATGATGACCAACATGGAACTGCAATCATCTCTACTGCTGCCTTATTAAACTCATTAGAGATTACTGGTAAAAAAGCTGGTAATATCAAAGTTGTGATCAATGGAGCGGGAGCTGCTGCGATTTCGATTGCTGAGATGTTAACACATATCGGAGTCAAACATGAATCCATTTTTATGTTGGATTCTCGTGGTGTGATCAATCACAAACGAACTAATTTACATGAAACCAAGTTACCTTTTGTTCGTAACACCGAAGCAGAAACCTTAGCAGATATTTTTCCTGGAACGGATCTATTTATTGGAGTCTCTGTTGCCAATGTGGTAACAGAAGCAATGGTAAAAACAATGGCTGAGAAACCTATCATGTTTGCTCTTGCCAATCCCGATCCAGAAATTCCTTATCCAGATGCAAAACGTGCCAGACCAGACCTTATTATGGCAACGGGACGCAGTGATTATCATAACCAAGTCAACAATGTACTTGGGTTTCCATTTATCTTTCGCGGAGCTTTAGATGTTCGTGCAAAGGTTGTGAATATGGAAATGAAGTTAGCTGCCGCTTATGCGTTAAGCGAACTCACAAAACTTCCGGTTCCTATCGAAGTTTCAGAAGCTTACAACGAAAAAGAAATTCGATTTGGTGCTGATTATATCATTCCAAAACCTTTGGACGCAAGAGTTCTTTACCATGTGGCTCCGGCCGTAGCAGAGGCTGCTGTCAAAACAGGAGTCAACCAAGTAGAGTATCCAGGTCGCGCCGCCTATGTAAAGTTTTTGGAATCCATCATGGCCCAACAACAAGAGCCCATCAGCGCTTTAGAAATCTAA
- a CDS encoding MIP/aquaporin family protein, translating into MELVGEFFGTAVLILLGDGVVAGVLLEKSKAKDGGWITITTAWALAVCFGVLVAKALGSPGAHLNPAVTLSVCIQSGDFSNFLPYCLAQIAGAALGATLVYLHYLPHWKETKDSGKILAVFSTDPAIKHTLSNVISEGLGTFLLILGIHAIFSPFNGGATGVVGTGFVALLVWAIGLSMGGTTGYAINPARDLGPRIAHWLLPIPNKGNSNWKYAWLPVVIPLVGGGLAAVVIRWGIG; encoded by the coding sequence TTGGAACTCGTCGGAGAATTTTTTGGAACTGCTGTACTTATTTTACTGGGTGATGGCGTCGTTGCCGGTGTTTTATTAGAAAAATCAAAAGCAAAAGATGGAGGATGGATCACCATTACCACTGCTTGGGCTTTGGCCGTTTGTTTCGGTGTTTTGGTGGCAAAGGCCTTGGGTAGTCCTGGAGCTCATCTGAATCCTGCTGTGACCCTTTCTGTTTGCATCCAGTCGGGTGATTTTTCCAATTTTCTCCCCTATTGCCTCGCCCAAATCGCAGGGGCTGCCCTCGGTGCCACTCTTGTTTATTTGCATTACCTACCCCATTGGAAAGAAACCAAAGATTCTGGAAAGATTTTAGCTGTGTTCTCTACTGACCCTGCGATCAAACACACTCTTTCCAATGTCATTAGTGAAGGACTTGGGACCTTTCTTCTCATCCTCGGAATCCATGCCATCTTCTCTCCGTTCAACGGTGGTGCCACTGGTGTCGTCGGCACTGGATTTGTAGCACTCCTTGTTTGGGCCATTGGTCTTTCTATGGGTGGAACAACAGGTTATGCGATAAACCCGGCTCGTGACTTAGGCCCAAGGATTGCCCATTGGTTATTACCGATTCCTAATAAAGGAAATTCTAATTGGAAGTACGCATGGCTTCCCGTGGTGATCCCGTTAGTGGGTGGTGGACTTGCGGCGGTTGTGATTCGGTGGGGGATAGGGTAA
- a CDS encoding type I restriction-modification system subunit M, translating into MTGSQQRAALQSQIWKIANEVRGAVDGWDFKQYVLGALFYRFISENFTSYMEGDDENIQYASLADKKITQAIKDDAIKTKGYFIYPSQLFANVVAKADKNENLNTELAEIFKAIEASAVGYPSEDDIKGLFADFDTTSNRLGNTVENKNSRLAAVLKGVAGLDFGDFHGSKIDLFGDAYEFLISNYAANAGKSGGEFFTPQHVSKLIARLAMHKQTSVNKIYDPACGSGSLLLQAKKHFDEHIIEEGFFGQEINHTTYNLARMNMFLHNINYDKFNIQLGNTLINPEFKEEKPFDAIVSNPPYSINWIGSDDPTLINDERFAPAGVLAPKSKADFAFVLHALSYLSSKGRAAIVCFPGIFYRGGAEQKIRQYLVDHNYIETVISLAPNLFYGTTIAVNILVLSKHKKDTTTQFIDASGLFKKETNNNTLTDEHIDQMMQAFDKKEDLEHFAKSVPNEKIAENDYNLSVSNYVESKDNREVIDITKLNAEIKTAVTKIDRLRAEIDVIVAEIET; encoded by the coding sequence ATGACAGGAAGTCAACAAAGAGCCGCCCTACAAAGCCAAATCTGGAAAATCGCCAATGAAGTAAGAGGCGCCGTAGATGGTTGGGATTTTAAACAATACGTGCTAGGTGCTCTATTTTACCGCTTTATCAGCGAGAACTTTACTAGTTATATGGAAGGAGATGACGAAAACATCCAATATGCGTCACTCGCAGATAAAAAGATTACGCAAGCGATCAAAGATGATGCCATCAAAACAAAAGGTTACTTTATTTATCCGAGCCAGCTTTTTGCCAATGTCGTAGCAAAAGCTGATAAAAATGAAAATCTAAATACAGAATTAGCTGAAATATTTAAAGCCATCGAAGCTTCCGCAGTTGGTTATCCTTCAGAAGATGATATCAAAGGCCTATTTGCCGATTTTGACACTACAAGTAACCGTCTTGGGAACACAGTCGAAAACAAAAACAGTCGCCTAGCTGCTGTCCTGAAAGGGGTAGCTGGACTCGACTTTGGCGATTTTCACGGAAGCAAAATTGATCTATTTGGTGATGCGTATGAGTTTTTAATTTCCAATTATGCGGCCAACGCAGGTAAATCAGGTGGAGAATTTTTTACGCCTCAACATGTTTCCAAATTAATTGCGCGTCTTGCTATGCACAAACAAACGAGTGTTAACAAAATTTATGATCCTGCTTGTGGTTCTGGTTCTCTTTTACTTCAAGCAAAAAAACATTTTGATGAACATATCATTGAAGAAGGTTTTTTTGGTCAGGAAATCAACCATACTACTTACAACCTAGCGCGGATGAACATGTTTTTACATAACATCAACTATGATAAGTTTAATATCCAACTAGGGAATACTTTGATAAACCCTGAATTCAAAGAAGAAAAACCTTTCGATGCCATAGTTTCGAACCCGCCCTATTCGATTAATTGGATTGGTAGTGATGATCCTACTCTCATCAACGATGAACGGTTTGCGCCTGCAGGGGTTCTTGCTCCAAAATCCAAGGCAGACTTTGCCTTTGTTCTTCATGCACTTAGCTATTTGTCGAGTAAAGGCCGTGCGGCCATTGTATGTTTCCCTGGTATTTTTTACCGTGGTGGTGCGGAACAGAAAATCCGCCAGTATCTAGTCGATCACAACTATATAGAGACTGTGATTTCTCTGGCGCCTAACTTGTTTTATGGCACTACGATCGCTGTCAATATTCTTGTTCTTTCCAAACACAAAAAAGATACCACTACCCAGTTTATCGATGCCAGTGGTTTGTTTAAAAAAGAAACTAATAACAACACCCTCACCGATGAACATATTGATCAGATGATGCAGGCGTTTGATAAAAAAGAGGATCTTGAACATTTTGCAAAGTCTGTTCCAAATGAAAAGATCGCCGAAAATGATTATAATCTTTCAGTCAGTAATTATGTGGAAAGCAAAGACAATCGAGAGGTGATTGATATCACCAAGCTGAATGCTGAAATCAAAACAGCGGTAACAAAAATTGATAGGCTTCGTGCGGAAATTGATGTGATCGTAGCGGAAATTGAAACATGA